In Chlorocebus sabaeus isolate Y175 chromosome 5, mChlSab1.0.hap1, whole genome shotgun sequence, one genomic interval encodes:
- the CAPNS2 gene encoding calpain small subunit 2, with protein MFLAKALLEGADRGLGEALGGLFGGGGQRREGGGRNIGGIVGGIVNFISEAAAAQYTPEPPPIQQHFTNVEASESEEVRRFRQQFTQLAGPDMEVGATDLMNILNKVLSKHKDLKTDGFSLDTCRSIVSVMDSDTTGKLGFEEFKYLWNNIKKWQCVYKQYDRDHSGSLGSSQLRGALQAAGFQLNEQLYQMIVRRYANEDGDMDFNNFISCLVRLDAMFRAFKSLDRDRDGLIQVSIKEWLQLTMYS; from the coding sequence ATGTTTCTTGCAAAGGCTCTATTGGAAGGAGCAGATCGAGGTCTTGGAGAAGCTCTTGGAGGCCTGTTTGGAGGAGGTGgtcagagaagagaaggaggaggaagaaatattGGAGGGATAGTTGGAGGAATTGTGAATTTTATCAGTGAGGCTGCAGCGGCTCAGTATACTCCAGAACCGCCTCCTATTCAACAGCATTTCACCAATGTGGAGGCCTCAGAAAGTGAGGAAGTTAGGCGATTTCGGCAACAATTTACACAGCTGGCTGGACCAGATATGGAGGTGGGTGCCACTGACCTGATGAATATTCTCAACAAAGTCCTTTCTAAGCACAAGGATCTGAAGACCGACGGTTTTAGTCTTGACACCTGCCGGAGCATTGTATCTGTCATGGACAGTGACACGACTGGGAAGCTGGGCTTTGAAGAATTTAAGTATCTATGGAACAACATCAAGAAATGGCAGTGTGTTTATAAGCAGTATGACAGGGACCATTCTGGATCTCTGGGAAGTTCTCAGCTGCGGGGAGCTCTGCAGGCTGCAGGCTTCCAGCTAAATGAACAACTTTACCAAATGATTGTCCGCCGGTATGCTAATGAAGATGGAGATATGGATTTTAACAATTTCATCAGCTGCTTGGTCCGCCTGGATGCCATGTTTCGTGCCTTCAAGTCTCTGGATAGAGATAGAGATGGCCTGATTCAAGTGTCTATCAAAGAGTGGCTGCAGTTGACCATGTATTCCTGA